In one window of Paraflavitalea soli DNA:
- a CDS encoding sterol desaturase family protein produces MLLKFFGFVDIFRAPQIEFSSMDEIEQHTPNIIIWAAPVMFLFVLIEWYISKKQNHQLYEKKDSIGSICVGVGNVIINTLLKVSMFYIVILIYNAIPWRMHFRWWTLIPCYLIFDLASYWSHRISHQQRFWWATHVVHHSSEQYNLTVSFRLSWMQNLKLIFFMPVMALSFHPIIFFITSQIAVLFQFWVHTEYIRKLHPVIEYLFATPSNHRVHHGSQEKYINKNYGATFIFWDRLFGTYQPEEEQAEYGITSPVEHKMNPLYLNFHEYSDIWKDMKGAKGFKQKLFFLFGDPIDVARVKKNEISAPTLPVSHTLPLLNTAEVPA; encoded by the coding sequence ATGCTTTTAAAATTCTTTGGTTTTGTTGATATTTTCCGCGCCCCCCAGATTGAGTTTAGTTCAATGGATGAGATCGAGCAGCATACCCCCAACATCATCATTTGGGCAGCCCCGGTCATGTTTCTTTTTGTATTGATCGAATGGTATATTTCGAAAAAACAAAATCACCAGCTGTATGAAAAGAAAGACAGCATCGGCTCTATTTGTGTAGGCGTAGGCAATGTGATCATTAATACTTTATTAAAAGTAAGCATGTTCTACATTGTCATCCTGATCTATAATGCGATCCCCTGGCGCATGCACTTCCGGTGGTGGACGCTTATTCCCTGTTATCTTATTTTCGACCTGGCCAGTTACTGGTCGCACCGCATATCGCACCAACAGCGTTTTTGGTGGGCCACGCATGTGGTACACCACAGCAGTGAACAGTACAACCTCACCGTATCTTTCCGTTTAAGCTGGATGCAAAACCTGAAGCTGATCTTCTTTATGCCGGTGATGGCCCTCAGCTTTCACCCCATTATATTCTTTATCACCAGCCAGATCGCTGTACTGTTCCAGTTTTGGGTGCATACCGAGTACATCCGCAAACTACATCCGGTGATCGAATACCTGTTTGCCACGCCGTCCAATCACCGCGTGCACCATGGCTCGCAGGAGAAGTACATCAACAAGAACTACGGCGCCACCTTCATTTTCTGGGATCGCCTGTTTGGCACTTACCAGCCAGAAGAAGAGCAGGCCGAATATGGCATTACCAGCCCTGTTGAACATAAGATGAATCCCCTGTACCTCAACTTCCATGAGTATTCCGACATCTGGAAGGACATGAAAGGGGCCAAAGGATTCAAACAGAAATTGTTCTTCCTGTTTGGTGATCCGATCGATGTAGCCCGGGTAAAGAAAAATGAAATAAGTGCTCCAACACTCCCTGTCTCTCACACACTCCCCCTGCTTAATACGGCCGAAGTACCGGCCTAG
- a CDS encoding acetate/propionate family kinase: MKVLVINAGSSSLKFRLFDMPGEQVLCSGIAERIGEAEASIHITRSVNGKDQTTEQQHALPDHAAAMQQVVSLLCHPEQGVIQSPEEVALVGHRVVHGGESFSSATIVTPAVREKIKELFPFAPLHNPINLRCLEVAADFFPAAKQVAVFDTAFHHELPPEAARYAIPHAYYEQDKIRAYGFHGISHKYVTEQARDFLDLPQAKMISLHLGNGCSAAAVEGARSLDTSMGFSPVSGLVMGTRSGDIDPSVLLHLMTHHGYSTAYVDQLLNKRSGLQGLTGRHDMRDIDKAAEEGDGEAQFARRLYAYRIKRYIGSYIAVLNGLDALLFTAGVGEHDSSMRALVCDGLSHLGIEIDPVLNGLPATGIRAIHSGARPVKILVIPTNEELEIARQCIAIPA; this comes from the coding sequence ATGAAAGTATTGGTCATCAATGCAGGCAGCAGTTCACTGAAGTTCCGGCTTTTTGACATGCCCGGGGAACAGGTGCTTTGCTCGGGCATCGCAGAAAGGATCGGAGAAGCGGAGGCTTCCATCCATATTACCCGCTCCGTTAATGGAAAAGATCAAACGACGGAACAGCAGCACGCCTTACCCGATCATGCAGCCGCCATGCAGCAGGTGGTATCATTGCTGTGCCATCCGGAACAGGGTGTCATTCAAAGTCCCGAAGAAGTAGCCCTCGTGGGCCATCGTGTGGTTCATGGCGGGGAATCATTTTCATCGGCTACTATTGTTACGCCGGCAGTCAGGGAAAAGATCAAAGAGCTGTTTCCTTTCGCGCCGCTTCATAACCCCATCAACCTCCGTTGCCTGGAAGTGGCCGCTGATTTTTTCCCGGCAGCAAAACAAGTGGCTGTATTTGATACTGCCTTTCATCATGAGCTGCCTCCGGAAGCTGCCCGGTATGCCATCCCCCACGCTTACTATGAACAGGACAAAATACGCGCCTACGGATTCCACGGCATCAGCCACAAATATGTGACAGAACAAGCCCGGGACTTTCTCGATCTCCCACAGGCCAAAATGATCAGTTTGCATTTGGGCAATGGCTGTAGTGCAGCAGCTGTGGAAGGTGCAAGGTCATTGGACACCAGCATGGGATTCAGCCCGGTGAGTGGACTGGTAATGGGTACACGCAGCGGTGATATCGATCCCTCGGTGTTATTGCACCTGATGACACACCATGGGTATAGTACAGCATATGTTGACCAATTGCTGAACAAACGATCGGGCCTGCAAGGATTAACCGGGCGCCATGATATGCGCGATATAGACAAGGCAGCTGAAGAAGGCGACGGCGAGGCGCAGTTTGCGCGCAGGCTCTATGCTTACCGCATTAAAAGATACATCGGCTCCTATATCGCTGTACTCAATGGATTGGATGCCTTGCTCTTTACTGCCGGTGTGGGTGAACATGACAGCAGCATGCGCGCCCTGGTGTGCGATGGCTTGTCGCACCTGGGCATTGAGATCGATCCTGTACTGAACGGGCTGCCTGCTACCGGCATCCGCGCTATCCATAGCGGCGCCAGGCCCGTGAAAATATTGGTGATCCCCACCAATGAAGAACTGGAGATTGCCCGGCAGTGTATAGCTATTCCTGCTTAA
- a CDS encoding helix-turn-helix domain-containing protein, whose product MESWQTGILLIAAAQGIFLSVAMLLPNKKHGSRVFLGIMLLVLSLEVLNVWGMQVGYHHAPGLIPFWLLGSYLLIPPSCWLFTLSNTVTGFTFRKKHALWYLPAAIEIITESITWGYNRYSVAPISLLNIKAWWLATEIVPALWMLLVMIAGARRLVACARQPSGTAAFTGLHPARLLSIFILLALLTVLWVADAVLLLPVFTAIELVLVLVLFTLSFLSYARLPFFEVAPTIKAAPAVKSKLPLPPVFAAWNDQQELIRLQGVFEQGGLHKRSKLSLDELAGELNLPGRYVSYLINTYHAANFHHYINGWRVQEVIRKINDPAERHKTLLALALEAGFSSKSSFNQVFKDHTGKSPSQYFRQ is encoded by the coding sequence ATGGAAAGTTGGCAAACAGGTATCCTGCTGATAGCGGCAGCGCAAGGCATTTTTCTGAGTGTAGCCATGCTATTGCCCAATAAAAAACATGGTTCCCGGGTTTTCCTGGGTATCATGCTGCTGGTGCTTTCTTTGGAAGTGCTCAATGTATGGGGCATGCAGGTAGGGTATCATCACGCCCCCGGGCTGATCCCCTTCTGGCTCCTGGGATCATACCTGCTGATACCTCCTTCCTGTTGGTTGTTTACCTTGTCCAACACGGTGACGGGTTTTACCTTCCGCAAAAAGCACGCGCTGTGGTACCTGCCTGCGGCGATCGAGATCATTACGGAATCCATTACCTGGGGCTACAACCGGTATAGTGTGGCGCCCATCAGCCTGCTCAATATTAAAGCTTGGTGGCTGGCCACGGAGATCGTACCAGCCCTGTGGATGCTGTTGGTCATGATCGCAGGTGCGCGCAGGCTGGTGGCTTGCGCGCGGCAGCCGTCAGGGACTGCCGCTTTCACCGGCCTGCACCCGGCCCGTCTCTTATCCATTTTTATCCTGCTTGCCCTGTTAACGGTGCTGTGGGTGGCCGATGCGGTGTTGCTATTGCCGGTATTTACGGCTATTGAACTGGTGCTGGTGCTCGTGTTGTTTACATTGAGTTTCCTGTCCTATGCCCGCTTGCCTTTCTTTGAAGTGGCGCCCACCATAAAGGCGGCGCCTGCTGTAAAAAGCAAACTGCCGCTACCACCTGTTTTTGCCGCCTGGAACGACCAGCAGGAATTGATCCGCCTGCAAGGGGTATTTGAACAGGGAGGGTTGCACAAACGGTCCAAGTTGTCGCTCGATGAACTGGCCGGCGAATTAAACCTCCCCGGCCGCTATGTATCTTACCTTATCAATACGTACCATGCGGCCAATTTCCACCACTACATCAATGGCTGGCGCGTGCAGGAAGTGATCCGTAAGATCAATGACCCTGCCGAGCGCCATAAAACGCTCCTGGCCCTTGCGCTCGAAGCGGGCTTTAGTTCCAAATCATCTTTCAACCAGGTTTTCAAAGACCATACGGGCAAGTCGCCCTCCCAATATTTCCGGCAATAA
- a CDS encoding class I SAM-dependent methyltransferase has translation MVAKAFLSLTEYPAFRRMIWKPVYEGLARYFKIHDWHFMNYGYTPGGEHLALTLQPKDEINRYPIQLYHFLAQKTPIKDKHVLEVGSGRGGGASYISRYLGPARITGMDIAKNAVRLARQHHQESNLEFRQGNAEKLPFDNDSFDVVINVESSHAYGSVPRFLAEVKRVLKPGGVFLCTDLRGPEGMEKLKGQLEGSGLQMISEENITTNVIDAIEKEDHIKQERIKQHIAGWMRPAFNQFAGTKGSRIHKDLQSNALIYYSFVLHKNEQVA, from the coding sequence ATGGTTGCAAAAGCATTTTTGTCGCTGACAGAATATCCCGCCTTTAGAAGAATGATCTGGAAACCTGTGTATGAAGGCCTGGCCCGGTATTTCAAGATCCATGACTGGCATTTCATGAATTATGGTTACACACCAGGGGGCGAGCACCTGGCTTTGACCTTGCAGCCCAAAGATGAGATCAACCGTTATCCCATACAGTTATACCATTTCCTGGCGCAAAAGACGCCCATCAAAGACAAACATGTGCTGGAAGTAGGCAGTGGCCGTGGCGGCGGCGCCAGCTATATCAGCCGCTATTTGGGACCTGCCCGCATCACCGGCATGGACATTGCTAAAAATGCCGTGCGCCTGGCGCGGCAGCACCACCAGGAAAGCAACCTCGAATTCAGGCAGGGCAATGCCGAAAAGCTGCCTTTTGACAATGATAGTTTTGATGTGGTGATCAATGTGGAAAGCTCACATGCCTATGGCTCGGTGCCCCGTTTCCTCGCAGAAGTGAAAAGGGTGCTGAAGCCCGGCGGCGTATTTTTATGTACGGACCTGCGCGGCCCCGAAGGCATGGAAAAGCTGAAAGGACAATTGGAAGGGAGTGGATTGCAAATGATCTCCGAAGAGAACATCACCACGAATGTGATCGATGCCATCGAAAAAGAAGACCATATAAAACAGGAAAGGATCAAACAACATATTGCCGGCTGGATGCGTCCTGCTTTCAACCAGTTTGCCGGCACCAAAGGTTCCCGCATTCACAAGGACCTGCAGTCAAATGCACTCATCTATTATAGTTTTGTATTGCATAAGAATGAACAGGTAGCGTAG
- a CDS encoding DUF4932 domain-containing protein, with amino-acid sequence MKRSMMAGVCFLLMTSLAAGQPFRSTARNKEIGIQFYKNIEFLGAVFFMGSMAAEANQENARMPDGKRKGDWFAYDLSLYKKYQSFVNHPDLLIMAGFGERSEGSILARLLIHLDEFPRAVIRPEKDGPYLRPFLRQGDSAASIKEVVEFVAAANRLYKAMDFEVYFRDHVPFYEKALSEIRSVLPDARLITTMEQYYRQSFARYALIPSLTIPAGMAFGVNYTAAGNTTIMNLFGPFALQQFSDTAALNMGFADSNHIRELSTHEFGHSFSNPAVALIPPALVKETARLFGPVREAMENQGYNTWSACLYEYFVRAGEVVIARKLGRQASAERLLKYYVEGRRFVHLPLVIAELEKYDRDPRITYQQAVINAMEKLKTQP; translated from the coding sequence ATGAAAAGATCCATGATGGCAGGTGTTTGTTTTTTATTGATGACCTCCCTGGCAGCAGGCCAGCCTTTCAGGTCCACTGCCCGGAATAAAGAGATCGGGATACAGTTTTATAAGAACATTGAATTTCTGGGGGCAGTATTTTTTATGGGTTCCATGGCGGCAGAGGCCAACCAGGAAAATGCGCGGATGCCGGATGGTAAAAGAAAGGGGGACTGGTTTGCCTATGATCTGTCGCTGTACAAAAAGTACCAGTCATTTGTCAACCATCCCGACCTGCTGATCATGGCAGGTTTTGGCGAACGGTCGGAAGGAAGTATCCTTGCGCGGTTGCTCATTCACCTCGATGAATTTCCCAGGGCTGTGATCAGGCCGGAAAAGGATGGGCCCTATCTGCGGCCATTCCTGCGCCAGGGCGATAGCGCCGCTTCCATCAAAGAGGTTGTTGAATTTGTAGCAGCTGCCAACCGCTTGTACAAGGCCATGGATTTTGAAGTGTATTTCCGGGATCATGTCCCCTTCTATGAAAAGGCATTGTCCGAGATCAGGTCTGTATTGCCCGATGCCCGGCTCATTACCACCATGGAGCAGTACTACCGCCAGTCATTTGCGCGGTATGCACTTATCCCCAGCCTTACCATTCCTGCAGGCATGGCCTTTGGGGTTAACTACACTGCAGCTGGTAACACCACCATCATGAACCTCTTTGGTCCTTTTGCCCTGCAGCAGTTCAGCGACACGGCTGCTTTGAACATGGGATTTGCCGATTCCAACCATATCCGTGAGCTGAGTACGCATGAGTTTGGGCATTCCTTTTCCAATCCGGCGGTAGCGTTGATCCCACCGGCGCTTGTAAAGGAAACAGCACGGCTCTTTGGCCCCGTAAGGGAAGCGATGGAAAACCAGGGATACAATACCTGGAGTGCCTGCCTGTATGAATATTTTGTAAGGGCCGGTGAAGTGGTCATTGCCCGGAAGCTGGGGCGCCAGGCATCGGCCGAACGGCTGTTGAAATACTATGTGGAAGGGCGGCGCTTTGTACACCTGCCGCTGGTGATTGCCGAACTGGAAAAATATGACCGCGATCCCCGCATCACCTACCAGCAGGCGGTGATCAATGCTATGGAAAAACTAAAAACACAACCATAA
- a CDS encoding TonB-dependent receptor produces MHMQRYAALLLAGLWLIAAMPAWAQPGTGSIKGHITTNDNKPAAWVTVQLKGSKKTASTDEQGHFTLRGVKPGSYELEATLVGYESVVKSVTVEEHKTVTVDLSMRVSNQQLEEIIIKSSRGVYNARQGSASLRLNEPLLEAPQNIQVVTSANLADQQVISMSDGVIRNISGAVRLEHWGDLYANIHMRGSQIQAFRNGFNVVSSFWGPLTEDMSIVDHIEFVKGPAGFMLANGDPSGLYNVVTKKPTGQTRGEASFTVGSFDMYRTALDLDGKLSKEGRLLYRLNLAAQNKKSFRDYEYNNRYTFAPVISYQIDEKTKLTAEYNLQSAKMSDVGSFYIFSPRGYASLPRNFTLMQPGLEPTRINDHSITLNLQHQLSDDWKLTAQAAYYNYQQKGTSMWPASVNPDGKMIRSVGIWDAKSEMTLAQVFVNGTVTTGLINHRILAGLDMGNKEYFADWSKSHALDSAGAEFDPANPFYGAPVNGFPVWDRSVDIETRATLGGGTINQRYSGLYISDELGFFDNTVRLTLAGRYTFVKQSSFGGSNEEAKRVTPRIGLSVSLDRNTSVYGLYDEAFVPQSGRIRNGDKVRPITGGNIEFGIKRDWFNGRWNTTASVYRIIKDNELTADPNEAPTSGYSIVVGQKRAEGIEFDVRGIIVKGLSVVTNYAYTDGKFTDAAEGTGFKAGDVVPGFAKHTVNSWVNYKVSNGFLKGAGISGGFSWLADRATSDWSENHNQQTLPDYFKLDGGVFWEKGKIKLTLNVFNILDEYLYSGSYYDWLNAYYWQSEAPRNLRFGIAYKF; encoded by the coding sequence ATGCATATGCAACGCTACGCAGCTTTATTACTGGCCGGTCTTTGGTTGATCGCGGCCATGCCCGCCTGGGCGCAGCCGGGCACAGGAAGCATTAAGGGACATATTACTACGAACGATAACAAACCCGCAGCCTGGGTAACGGTACAATTGAAAGGAAGCAAGAAAACGGCTTCTACGGATGAGCAGGGGCATTTTACCCTGCGCGGTGTAAAGCCGGGCAGCTATGAGCTGGAAGCAACACTGGTGGGCTATGAAAGTGTTGTGAAAAGTGTGACGGTGGAAGAGCATAAAACGGTGACGGTTGACCTTTCCATGCGTGTGTCGAACCAACAGCTGGAAGAAATTATTATCAAATCGAGCCGGGGCGTGTATAATGCAAGACAAGGGTCGGCCTCTCTGCGGCTGAATGAACCGCTGCTGGAAGCACCGCAGAATATACAGGTAGTCACCAGCGCCAACCTGGCCGATCAACAGGTGATCAGCATGAGTGATGGCGTGATCCGCAATATCAGCGGCGCTGTGCGCCTGGAACACTGGGGCGATCTCTATGCCAATATCCACATGCGCGGATCGCAGATACAGGCATTCCGCAATGGCTTCAATGTGGTGAGCTCTTTCTGGGGGCCACTTACGGAAGACATGAGCATAGTGGACCATATCGAGTTTGTGAAAGGACCGGCAGGCTTTATGCTCGCCAATGGTGATCCCAGTGGTCTGTACAATGTAGTAACGAAAAAGCCCACAGGCCAAACCAGGGGAGAAGCCTCTTTTACGGTAGGGAGCTTTGATATGTACCGTACCGCGCTCGACCTCGATGGCAAACTGAGTAAGGAGGGACGTTTATTGTACCGCCTCAACCTGGCTGCGCAGAACAAAAAGTCATTCCGCGATTATGAATACAACAACCGCTATACTTTTGCCCCGGTGATCTCTTACCAGATCGATGAGAAAACAAAGCTCACAGCAGAATACAACCTGCAAAGCGCGAAGATGTCGGATGTAGGTTCATTTTATATTTTTAGTCCCAGGGGATATGCCAGTCTGCCCCGCAATTTCACCCTCATGCAGCCGGGCCTGGAACCCACCAGGATCAACGATCATAGCATCACGCTCAACCTGCAGCACCAGCTAAGCGATGACTGGAAACTCACCGCACAGGCTGCTTATTATAATTATCAGCAAAAGGGCACCAGCATGTGGCCTGCTTCTGTCAATCCAGATGGAAAAATGATCAGGAGCGTAGGCATCTGGGATGCTAAAAGCGAAATGACCCTGGCGCAGGTATTTGTAAATGGTACTGTAACCACGGGCCTCATCAACCACCGTATACTTGCAGGCCTGGACATGGGCAACAAGGAATACTTTGCCGACTGGTCGAAATCGCACGCACTGGATTCTGCAGGTGCTGAATTTGATCCGGCCAATCCTTTTTACGGCGCGCCGGTGAATGGTTTTCCGGTGTGGGACCGCAGTGTGGATATCGAAACAAGGGCTACGTTGGGCGGTGGTACGATCAATCAGCGTTATTCGGGTTTGTACATATCAGATGAACTGGGATTCTTCGACAATACGGTAAGGCTTACACTGGCAGGGCGCTACACGTTTGTAAAGCAATCCTCCTTTGGCGGCAGCAATGAAGAAGCCAAACGGGTGACACCCCGGATTGGCCTGAGTGTATCCCTCGACAGGAATACTTCGGTGTATGGTTTGTACGACGAAGCATTTGTACCGCAATCCGGCAGGATCAGAAATGGCGATAAAGTACGGCCTATTACCGGCGGCAATATTGAATTTGGCATTAAAAGGGATTGGTTCAACGGCCGTTGGAATACCACCGCTTCTGTTTACCGTATCATCAAAGACAATGAGCTGACGGCAGATCCCAATGAAGCACCCACTTCGGGCTATAGCATTGTGGTGGGACAGAAAAGAGCAGAAGGAATAGAATTTGATGTAAGGGGTATCATTGTGAAAGGGCTGAGTGTGGTGACCAACTATGCTTATACCGATGGCAAATTCACGGATGCAGCGGAAGGTACAGGCTTCAAAGCAGGCGATGTAGTACCTGGCTTTGCCAAACATACCGTGAACAGCTGGGTGAATTATAAAGTATCTAATGGTTTCTTGAAAGGAGCTGGTATCTCCGGCGGTTTTAGCTGGCTGGCAGACAGGGCTACTTCAGACTGGAGCGAAAACCACAACCAACAAACCTTGCCGGATTATTTCAAGCTGGATGGCGGTGTATTCTGGGAGAAAGGCAAGATCAAATTAACGCTGAACGTTTTCAATATCCTGGACGAATACCTGTACAGTGGCAGTTACTATGACTGGCTGAATGCGTATTACTGGCAAAGTGAAGCACCGAGGAATCTGCGGTTTGGGATCGCGTATAAATTCTAG
- a CDS encoding outer membrane beta-barrel protein — MFLLLFFTIGVQAQQVKLQVTPTTLEKDTLPGVTLQLYSLPDTLLLQSLVVRQFPAVLMVAPHTKYLIKLSATGFEQLEKQVAVGEQPIDISLVLQRKNTTLKAVTVVSAKRLVTQEDDKTIIHAEMLANTSTNAYELLEKTPGAIVDQDGNIYLNSTTPAIVYINGREMKMSASDISSFLKSLPAGSISKIEIIRTPSAMYDAAASGGIVNIVLKKGMSVGTTGNINVRYDQGVYGAASAGLSLTKGMGRVRTYLTYQYMHRHYYEDINSDRRLQADTLLAQSSTTKYFSGNHYVGAGLDFAWTPKLNLTYDLRFTGTRDNNQAISLNEISKQGDQHAFMDSHTAIDNKGRSTVLTNTLAMRYKIDSASSVWANEVEYTRFNSSGTQSYATNYDLPAHAPIAGYGSLSHHAQAVNFKSDLSLSIFYRLTLEAGLKLSRATDKNETHYFSQQGGAPVVPDTFQTTAYRYTGNITSAYTQLTKRVYGFILKAGLRFENTAITGNQSIPRPASFGIQRNDLFPYLYIRRNLFTIFGYPLTGNAIYRKSITRPDFDALNPAPRFIDQYTYETGNSALKPQLTANYEVNATYDDFPVFAIGMNDASCAFSRVTYKDEQTGIAYRTWDNIGSYRELYARLFGGLPSGRKYFMYMGVQCNYVDYQGAYQGAPLQYKRTSWSFFTGHSLKASPTMSFNLNGWMYVNGFRLFNELKTMGQLNLSVTKNAFHNKVNIIVSANDLLKTNKSLFTINQGPVQVSGARIQDSRRVGITLKYNFGTVRTEEKKPAFVVPETTP, encoded by the coding sequence GTGTTCCTATTGTTGTTTTTTACAATAGGCGTACAGGCCCAACAGGTAAAGCTGCAGGTAACCCCCACCACGCTGGAAAAGGATACGCTCCCCGGTGTTACCCTGCAACTATATTCCCTACCCGATACCTTATTGCTGCAGTCGTTGGTGGTCCGGCAATTCCCTGCCGTATTGATGGTGGCGCCCCATACGAAGTATTTGATAAAATTATCGGCTACAGGATTTGAGCAACTGGAAAAACAGGTGGCGGTGGGAGAGCAGCCAATCGACATCAGTCTGGTCTTGCAGCGTAAGAATACAACACTAAAAGCAGTAACGGTCGTGTCGGCCAAGCGGCTGGTGACGCAGGAAGATGATAAGACGATCATCCATGCAGAAATGCTGGCCAATACCAGTACGAATGCCTACGAGCTATTGGAAAAAACACCGGGCGCTATTGTAGACCAGGACGGTAATATCTACCTCAACAGTACCACACCGGCTATTGTGTACATCAATGGACGCGAAATGAAAATGAGCGCCAGCGATATCAGCTCTTTTCTAAAAAGCCTGCCTGCTGGCAGCATTAGTAAAATTGAGATCATACGCACCCCTTCTGCCATGTATGATGCAGCTGCCAGTGGGGGTATCGTCAATATCGTATTGAAAAAAGGCATGTCGGTAGGTACTACCGGGAATATTAATGTCCGCTATGATCAGGGTGTATATGGCGCCGCTTCGGCCGGACTAAGCCTCACCAAAGGCATGGGGCGGGTGAGGACTTATCTTACCTACCAGTACATGCACCGCCATTATTATGAAGATATCAATTCCGATCGCCGCCTTCAGGCCGATACACTGTTGGCGCAAAGTTCTACTACGAAGTATTTTTCAGGCAACCATTATGTGGGCGCGGGGCTGGACTTTGCCTGGACCCCAAAGCTAAACCTCACGTATGACCTGCGTTTTACCGGCACCCGCGATAACAACCAGGCCATTAGCCTCAATGAGATCAGCAAGCAGGGTGACCAGCACGCTTTTATGGATAGCCACACAGCCATTGATAACAAAGGAAGATCAACCGTCCTCACCAATACCCTGGCCATGCGGTACAAAATAGATTCGGCGAGCAGCGTGTGGGCCAACGAGGTTGAATATACCAGGTTCAATAGCAGCGGTACGCAATCCTATGCTACCAATTACGATCTTCCTGCCCATGCACCCATAGCGGGTTATGGAAGCCTGTCGCATCATGCACAGGCAGTAAACTTCAAGTCCGATCTGTCATTGAGTATTTTCTATCGCCTTACCCTGGAAGCGGGTCTTAAACTAAGCCGTGCTACAGACAAAAACGAAACCCATTACTTTAGCCAACAGGGTGGTGCACCTGTTGTACCCGATACCTTTCAAACCACTGCTTATCGATACACCGGCAATATCACCTCGGCCTATACTCAATTGACCAAACGGGTATACGGATTTATCCTGAAGGCCGGGCTCCGTTTTGAAAATACAGCCATTACCGGCAACCAGTCCATACCCCGCCCTGCCTCCTTTGGCATTCAGCGCAATGATCTCTTTCCTTATTTATACATCAGGCGCAACCTGTTTACCATATTTGGCTATCCCCTTACCGGCAACGCCATCTACCGAAAAAGTATTACCCGGCCCGATTTTGATGCCCTCAACCCGGCTCCGCGGTTTATTGATCAGTATACCTATGAGACCGGCAACAGTGCCCTGAAGCCCCAACTCACGGCCAATTATGAAGTGAATGCTACCTACGATGATTTTCCCGTATTTGCCATCGGCATGAATGATGCCAGCTGTGCTTTCAGCAGGGTTACTTACAAAGATGAACAAACCGGCATCGCTTACCGCACCTGGGATAATATTGGCAGCTACCGGGAATTATATGCACGTTTGTTCGGTGGACTGCCATCGGGGCGTAAATATTTTATGTACATGGGTGTGCAATGTAATTATGTGGATTACCAGGGTGCTTACCAGGGAGCTCCCTTGCAGTATAAAAGAACCAGCTGGTCATTCTTCACCGGTCATTCACTCAAAGCTTCACCTACGATGAGCTTTAACCTCAACGGATGGATGTATGTAAATGGGTTCAGGTTATTCAATGAACTGAAGACAATGGGACAGCTGAACCTGAGTGTCACTAAAAATGCCTTTCATAATAAGGTAAACATTATTGTATCAGCCAACGATCTCCTCAAAACCAATAAGTCGTTATTTACCATCAACCAGGGGCCGGTACAGGTGTCAGGTGCCCGTATACAGGACAGCAGGAGGGTAGGGATTACCTTGAAATACAATTTTGGCACCGTGCGTACCGAAGAGAAAAAGCCGGCCTTCGTAGTGCCCGAAACAACTCCCTAG